From a single Pyxidicoccus xibeiensis genomic region:
- a CDS encoding vWA domain-containing protein: protein MKATYTLSHPVLPMGASSKVDLLVTFSSEGTASTRRSLNLGLVIDRSGSMAGAPLKNAIQASHELVERMRPEDTLSVVTYDDAVATVLAPVKVKDKAAIGKVLARVNAGGCTNLSGGWLKGVEHVKSQLSAEGINRVLLLTDGQANAGITDPGQLINMAREKSNAGIITTTLGFGANFNEDLLIGMANAGEGHFYYIQSPEDAAGVFRIEMEGLGSLVAQNLEVVLKPAPTVKVASVLNRYRTEARGQEVSVGLGDVYATEPRQLAAELSVAAPSSAGPTTLATLVFKAQVVVDGSVREVTGEVPILAQLAPAAESAAVAADRNVLAQTSRLRIARVKDQAIELADKGELASASKRLREVISELSSLLDKASYELAEEVEQLSHYAQRLESRTYDAVLRKELRDQSYQAGTRTRGDLALRGTAGGSADSLEAVSDAGGGIVLECVREGGKLRVHTVSPGYDASFNVQFPRSAREEGVRYVVEKLETSGDGTFYRVVGNIKRLAAPGQQRSARKQEAAPAKTGKPTASKVTASSAADLPTTNSVGTGVIVQCVKEGSKLRARVVSDGYDPNLNIRFPREIREENVLYVVDEIITMANGSSYIACGDIRRLVQ, encoded by the coding sequence TTGAAGGCTACCTATACGCTCAGCCACCCCGTGCTCCCCATGGGGGCGTCGTCCAAGGTCGATCTGCTGGTGACGTTCTCCTCGGAGGGTACGGCGTCCACGCGACGCTCGCTCAACCTGGGGCTCGTCATCGACCGCTCGGGCTCCATGGCGGGTGCGCCGCTGAAGAATGCCATCCAGGCCTCGCACGAGCTGGTGGAGCGCATGCGCCCCGAGGACACGCTGTCCGTCGTCACCTATGACGACGCGGTGGCCACGGTGCTCGCCCCGGTGAAGGTCAAGGACAAGGCGGCCATCGGCAAGGTGCTCGCCCGGGTCAACGCGGGCGGCTGCACCAACCTGAGTGGCGGGTGGCTCAAGGGCGTGGAGCACGTGAAGAGCCAGCTGTCCGCCGAGGGAATCAACCGCGTGCTGCTGCTCACCGATGGGCAGGCCAACGCGGGCATCACGGACCCGGGCCAGCTCATCAACATGGCGCGGGAGAAGTCCAACGCGGGCATCATCACCACGACGCTGGGCTTCGGCGCCAACTTCAACGAGGACCTGCTCATCGGCATGGCCAATGCCGGCGAGGGGCACTTCTATTACATCCAGTCGCCCGAGGACGCCGCGGGGGTGTTCCGCATCGAGATGGAGGGCCTGGGCTCGCTGGTGGCGCAGAACCTGGAGGTGGTGCTGAAACCCGCCCCCACGGTCAAGGTGGCGAGCGTGCTCAACCGCTACCGCACCGAAGCGCGGGGCCAGGAGGTGTCCGTGGGCCTGGGCGACGTGTACGCCACGGAGCCACGGCAGCTCGCGGCGGAGCTGTCGGTAGCGGCCCCGTCGTCGGCCGGTCCGACGACGCTCGCCACGCTGGTGTTCAAGGCACAGGTGGTGGTGGACGGGAGCGTACGGGAGGTGACGGGCGAAGTGCCCATCCTCGCGCAGCTGGCCCCGGCCGCCGAGTCGGCGGCGGTGGCGGCGGACAGGAACGTGCTGGCCCAGACGAGCCGCCTGCGCATCGCGCGCGTGAAGGACCAGGCCATCGAGCTGGCCGACAAGGGCGAGCTGGCTTCGGCCTCCAAGCGTCTGCGCGAGGTCATCTCCGAGCTGTCGTCCCTCCTGGACAAGGCCTCGTACGAGCTCGCCGAGGAGGTGGAGCAGCTGTCGCACTACGCGCAGCGGCTGGAGTCGCGCACCTACGATGCCGTGCTCCGCAAGGAGCTGAGAGACCAGTCGTATCAGGCCGGCACGCGCACCCGTGGAGACCTGGCGCTGCGCGGGACGGCGGGAGGCTCGGCGGACAGCCTGGAGGCCGTGAGCGACGCGGGCGGTGGCATCGTGCTGGAGTGCGTGCGCGAGGGCGGCAAGCTGCGCGTACACACCGTCTCCCCGGGGTATGACGCGAGCTTCAACGTGCAGTTCCCCCGGAGCGCGCGCGAGGAGGGCGTGCGCTACGTGGTGGAGAAGCTGGAGACCTCCGGAGACGGCACCTTCTACCGGGTGGTGGGCAACATCAAGCGGCTGGCGGCGCCGGGACAGCAGCGGTCAGCACGCAAGCAGGAGGCGGCCCCCGCCAAGACGGGCAAGCCCACGGCCTCGAAGGTGACGGCCAGCTCGGCGGCGGACCTGCCCACGACGAACAGCGTGGGCACGGGGGTCATCGTCCAGTGCGTCAAGGAGGGCAGCAAGCTGCGCGCCCGAGTGGTGTCGGACGGGTACGACCCGAACCTCAACATCCGCTTCCCGCGTGAAATCCGCGAGGAGAACGTCCTCTACGTGGTGGACGAGATCATCACCATGGCCAACGGCAGCTCCTACATCGCCTGCGGCGACATCCGCCGGCTGGTGCAGTAG
- a CDS encoding carboxylesterase family protein: MSTSQRILLGWVLLFAQGSLAAQGQILARPRTTVQGINYGYWEYLPQDYDDNSEATYPLVIFLGGLGQEGDGTAAGLERLMEVTAPPRLIRNGRHFPFILISPQRFNAWWGNSEIDGIIEFAKRRYRVDPSRIYLTGLSAGAVVTWSYAVAFPQKLAAIVPIAGNGNGIAICNMWNVPVWAFHGTADGTVSQWGSIEPVNKLNNVCNPAANPPAQLTLYQGVGHDSWSRTYSGSAGHDIYTWMLSHSL, encoded by the coding sequence ATGTCGACATCGCAGCGCATCTTGTTGGGTTGGGTCCTGCTCTTCGCGCAGGGCTCGTTGGCCGCGCAGGGGCAGATCCTGGCGCGTCCCAGGACCACCGTTCAGGGCATCAACTACGGTTACTGGGAGTACCTGCCGCAGGACTATGACGACAATTCCGAGGCGACCTATCCGCTGGTGATCTTCCTGGGAGGCCTGGGGCAGGAGGGCGATGGGACGGCCGCCGGCCTCGAGAGGCTCATGGAGGTCACCGCTCCGCCCCGCCTCATCCGGAATGGACGCCACTTCCCGTTCATCCTCATTTCGCCCCAGCGGTTCAATGCCTGGTGGGGGAACAGTGAGATTGACGGCATCATCGAGTTCGCCAAGCGCCGCTACCGCGTGGACCCGAGCCGCATCTATCTGACGGGGCTCTCGGCGGGGGCTGTCGTCACCTGGTCCTACGCGGTGGCCTTTCCCCAGAAGCTCGCGGCCATCGTTCCCATCGCGGGGAATGGCAACGGGATTGCCATCTGCAACATGTGGAACGTCCCGGTGTGGGCCTTCCATGGCACGGCGGATGGAACCGTGTCTCAGTGGGGGTCCATCGAACCTGTCAACAAGCTCAACAACGTCTGCAATCCCGCGGCGAACCCGCCGGCCCAGCTCACGCTGTATCAGGGCGTGGGGCATGACTCCTGGTCCCGGACCTACAGCGGTTCAGCGGGCCATGACATCTACACGTGGATGTTGAGCCACTCGCTCTGA
- a CDS encoding RNA polymerase sigma factor: MTRSVTEGTAELVERALARDGEALRSLVDMLTPVIQSRVARALLRRASAASGRNIRQEVADLTQDVFAALFADQGRALRAWRPERGLTLANFVGFVAERQVASILRTTCRSPWTEDPTLLEELDSPAEDSSVELRLESQQMLEALLDRLREELSPLGLSLFEAIFIHQRSVPEVCEQMGMSRDAVYAWQSRLGRLSRRLGAELMSDSQDPPRIPKVSDVP; this comes from the coding sequence ATGACTCGCAGCGTGACGGAGGGGACCGCGGAGCTGGTGGAGCGAGCACTCGCCCGGGATGGCGAGGCGCTGCGGTCCCTGGTGGACATGCTCACCCCCGTCATCCAGTCCCGCGTGGCGCGAGCCCTGCTGCGCCGGGCCTCGGCCGCGAGCGGGCGGAACATCCGCCAGGAAGTCGCCGACCTGACTCAGGACGTGTTCGCCGCCCTCTTCGCCGACCAGGGCAGGGCGCTGCGAGCGTGGAGGCCCGAGCGTGGGCTGACGCTGGCCAACTTCGTCGGCTTCGTCGCCGAGCGGCAGGTGGCCTCCATCCTCCGGACGACGTGCCGCAGCCCCTGGACGGAGGACCCGACCTTGCTGGAGGAGCTCGACTCCCCCGCGGAAGACTCCAGCGTGGAGCTGCGGCTGGAGTCCCAGCAGATGCTGGAAGCGCTCCTGGACCGCCTGCGCGAGGAGCTCAGCCCCCTGGGCCTGTCCCTCTTCGAGGCCATCTTCATCCACCAGCGCTCGGTACCCGAGGTCTGCGAGCAGATGGGCATGAGCCGGGATGCCGTCTACGCCTGGCAGAGCCGGCTGGGGCGGCTGAGCCGGCGGCTCGGCGCGGAGCTCATGTCAGATTCACAGGACCCGCCGCGAATACCTAAAGTGAGTGACGTTCCATGA
- a CDS encoding trypsin-like serine peptidase — protein MSVSSSHVHRRYIRTSAALSLVAGLVGFASPAEATDERDIVESPIVFPWHTIVKVKIGPVGGGRGSGGLIAGCTVLTNGHVVWNGQTGTWREIASVHPGSYYSEVQGASVDPFGSRSDSGLATNTRWVATLDSKYDYGAIFVSSSFGSMGINTYIPVAFEEEPGFINLSGYPSEDLPLAGVGMAQEQWRGFGDVGLYESRKMYYDATSTGGASGSPVWVYYSSTNERYIVGVNRGHSSTWDGIGTRMVSENQQVVEAWMNRACIVGVGAPGAGQLQPQLSLSALLLNRKTLRGVPIPLHPPAYFRLVNPPSNRNDLLPKREVLQVIEGKYYRWQEFHAPGESVHGSQEGAPDSQPAPTRFIRLVAPESRWLTAEEASVVLSASLLWMKAAQPTNPVLDFTASSPVQAVLPPAPLPVFDDPTRPEVGVQSSN, from the coding sequence ATGTCCGTTTCTTCGTCACACGTTCATCGTCGATACATCCGTACGTCGGCTGCACTCTCCCTCGTCGCGGGCCTCGTCGGCTTCGCGTCCCCCGCGGAGGCCACCGACGAGCGCGACATCGTCGAGAGCCCCATCGTGTTTCCGTGGCACACCATCGTGAAGGTGAAGATCGGCCCCGTGGGCGGAGGCCGCGGCAGCGGTGGGCTCATCGCGGGCTGCACCGTCCTGACCAACGGACACGTGGTCTGGAACGGTCAGACGGGCACGTGGCGCGAGATTGCATCGGTGCATCCCGGCAGCTACTACAGCGAGGTGCAGGGCGCGAGCGTCGACCCCTTCGGGAGCAGGTCGGACTCGGGGCTCGCCACCAACACCCGGTGGGTCGCCACGCTCGACAGCAAGTACGACTACGGCGCCATCTTCGTGTCGAGCTCGTTCGGCAGCATGGGCATCAACACCTATATCCCCGTCGCATTCGAGGAGGAGCCCGGCTTCATCAACCTGTCGGGCTACCCCTCCGAGGACCTGCCTCTCGCGGGGGTCGGCATGGCGCAGGAGCAGTGGCGCGGGTTCGGTGACGTCGGCCTCTACGAGTCACGCAAGATGTATTACGACGCGACCTCGACGGGAGGCGCCAGCGGCAGCCCGGTCTGGGTGTATTACAGCAGCACGAACGAGCGATACATCGTCGGCGTCAACCGGGGCCACAGCAGCACCTGGGATGGCATTGGCACCCGCATGGTTTCCGAGAACCAGCAGGTCGTCGAGGCCTGGATGAACAGGGCGTGTATCGTCGGAGTCGGCGCTCCCGGAGCCGGTCAGCTGCAGCCGCAGCTGTCCCTCAGCGCGCTGCTGCTGAATCGGAAGACGCTGCGGGGCGTCCCCATCCCGCTGCATCCGCCGGCCTACTTCCGCCTGGTGAACCCGCCCAGCAACCGCAATGACCTCCTTCCGAAGCGTGAGGTCCTGCAGGTCATCGAGGGCAAGTACTACCGCTGGCAGGAGTTCCACGCGCCGGGCGAGAGCGTCCATGGGAGCCAGGAGGGCGCGCCCGATTCGCAGCCCGCGCCCACCCGCTTCATCCGCCTCGTGGCCCCCGAGAGCCGCTGGCTCACGGCCGAGGAGGCCTCGGTGGTCCTCTCGGCGTCGCTGCTCTGGATGAAGGCCGCGCAGCCGACGAACCCGGTCCTCGACTTCACGGCGTCGTCGCCGGTCCAGGCCGTGCTGCCCCCCGCGCCGCTCCCGGTCTTCGACGACCCCACCCGGCCGGAAGTCGGAGTCCAGAGCTCGAACTGA
- a CDS encoding CHAT domain-containing protein codes for MSRASLLLALGLLLTSGACQCRSQPPAAAPPPPPSLHVGFAGCAAVTSGPVCELPGDRRLRLWVEVPKQVALSVSAGGARLPVEEREVRGGRACTFVVPAGATEVVLAVSLPQGPAVWRLPVRNSEQVPLLQRATALRAEGKAEDAAKLLREETPALPEVPRTRAKSLLARVELSLGHAEEAAAHLRESMALHRLGGRRSDEASDAMVLVYTLIHHGRRFTDAREVLEAVGSMEGNHPEGGAQRAYHEGLLALESGDVGAALQHFAEAELLAERLGIGRLHRAVRQVLATTLQSLGRDEESLVLLGALRDETAGSDCEKADLLTNIGWGLLLAREAGGAPRGEPVPPLEEALALYRGVCASPDDEANVLVNLALAELHAGRAGAAAARLREARHARPEPGARLALWWLDLEGRIHLAAGQARQARQRFARLAELAEASASPEARWRAAFGQAQAAEQLGDVRTALAAHARAEALLDGEALRVPLMEGRHVFLRERERGSRAYVALAVRTGHVTEALEAARRARARVLEAVRLSDRVTHLPAAERARWDTALAAYRQEREALDEEAARDWRLSTARLAEVRQARRLRDERLRALLEESFTLLVPAASATRSPQGTRPRPAPGELWLVYYPAPRGWIGFAAAEHTVKARFLEPVAPGASPEVLAATLLEPFREELLAARRVTLVPYGVLRAVDFHALPFGADALVAGRPVAYALDLARPEPAEAAPRERTALIVADPEGNLPQAREEARLVHAALREDWQVQVQSGPAATGAGVRAALERAELFHYAGHGRFAGLGGWESVMPLHEGQLTVGDVLALRRVPSWVVLSGCETVLAAQDSPVEGLGLAQAFLAAGAHGAVAAWREVDDAHAMELMRALYRHDGPFTATGLPEALRHAQLELRARRPESDWAAFRALVP; via the coding sequence TTGAGTCGGGCCTCGCTGCTGCTGGCACTGGGCCTGCTGCTCACCAGCGGGGCCTGTCAGTGCCGGAGCCAGCCGCCCGCCGCAGCGCCACCACCGCCACCCTCCCTGCACGTCGGGTTCGCCGGCTGCGCAGCCGTCACGAGCGGCCCCGTCTGTGAGCTGCCCGGAGACCGCCGCCTCCGGCTCTGGGTGGAGGTTCCCAAGCAGGTGGCGCTGAGCGTCTCCGCGGGTGGGGCTCGCCTTCCCGTGGAAGAGCGCGAAGTCCGAGGCGGACGCGCCTGCACCTTCGTGGTGCCGGCCGGAGCCACGGAGGTGGTGCTGGCGGTGAGCCTGCCCCAGGGCCCGGCGGTTTGGCGGCTGCCGGTGCGGAACTCGGAGCAGGTGCCGCTCCTCCAGCGTGCAACGGCGCTGCGCGCGGAGGGGAAGGCCGAGGATGCGGCGAAGCTGCTGCGCGAGGAGACGCCGGCCCTCCCGGAGGTCCCGCGCACGCGGGCGAAGAGCCTGCTGGCCCGCGTCGAATTATCGCTGGGCCATGCCGAGGAGGCGGCCGCGCACCTGAGGGAATCCATGGCGCTCCATCGCCTCGGGGGGCGGCGCTCGGACGAGGCCAGCGACGCGATGGTCCTCGTCTACACGCTCATCCACCACGGACGCCGCTTCACCGACGCGCGCGAGGTGCTCGAGGCCGTGGGCTCCATGGAAGGCAACCATCCCGAGGGGGGCGCCCAGCGGGCCTACCATGAGGGACTGCTGGCCCTGGAATCGGGAGACGTCGGCGCCGCGCTCCAGCACTTCGCCGAGGCGGAGCTGCTCGCGGAGCGGCTGGGCATCGGACGCCTGCACCGGGCCGTTCGGCAGGTGCTGGCGACGACGCTTCAGTCCCTCGGCCGCGACGAGGAGTCCCTCGTGCTGCTGGGAGCGCTGCGTGACGAAACAGCGGGCTCCGACTGTGAGAAGGCGGACCTGCTCACCAACATCGGCTGGGGACTGCTGCTCGCGCGGGAGGCCGGTGGCGCGCCACGGGGCGAGCCGGTGCCCCCGCTGGAGGAAGCGCTCGCCCTCTACCGCGGCGTGTGTGCCAGCCCTGACGACGAGGCCAATGTCCTCGTGAACCTGGCGCTGGCGGAGCTGCACGCCGGACGCGCCGGGGCCGCGGCGGCACGGCTGCGTGAGGCCCGCCACGCACGCCCCGAGCCGGGAGCCCGCCTCGCCCTGTGGTGGCTGGACCTCGAAGGACGCATCCACCTGGCCGCGGGACAGGCGCGTCAGGCACGGCAGCGCTTCGCACGGCTCGCGGAGCTGGCCGAGGCCTCGGCGTCCCCCGAGGCCCGCTGGCGCGCGGCATTCGGCCAGGCCCAGGCGGCGGAGCAGCTCGGGGACGTGCGCACGGCGCTCGCGGCCCATGCCCGGGCCGAGGCCCTGCTGGACGGCGAGGCCCTGCGGGTGCCGCTCATGGAGGGCCGGCACGTCTTCCTGCGTGAGCGCGAGCGCGGCAGCCGTGCGTACGTCGCGCTCGCGGTGAGGACAGGACACGTCACGGAGGCCCTGGAGGCGGCCCGGCGCGCGCGAGCACGGGTGCTCGAGGCCGTGCGGCTCTCGGACCGAGTGACGCACCTCCCGGCAGCGGAGCGAGCCCGGTGGGACACCGCCCTCGCCGCCTACCGCCAGGAGCGCGAAGCCCTGGACGAAGAGGCCGCGCGGGACTGGCGGCTGTCCACGGCCCGCCTCGCGGAGGTCCGCCAGGCCCGGCGACTGCGGGACGAACGACTGCGGGCGCTCCTGGAGGAGTCCTTCACCCTCCTCGTGCCCGCCGCCTCCGCGACGCGCTCTCCGCAGGGCACGCGTCCCCGTCCCGCTCCCGGGGAGCTGTGGCTCGTCTACTACCCTGCGCCACGAGGGTGGATTGGCTTCGCGGCCGCCGAGCACACCGTGAAGGCCCGCTTCCTCGAGCCCGTCGCGCCCGGTGCTTCGCCCGAGGTGCTGGCCGCCACCCTGCTGGAGCCCTTTCGCGAGGAGCTCCTCGCGGCCCGTCGCGTCACCCTGGTTCCCTACGGAGTGCTTCGCGCGGTGGACTTCCATGCCCTGCCCTTCGGCGCGGACGCGCTGGTCGCGGGGCGTCCCGTGGCCTACGCGCTGGACCTGGCGAGGCCGGAGCCGGCCGAGGCAGCCCCCCGCGAGCGCACCGCGCTCATCGTCGCCGACCCCGAAGGCAACCTCCCCCAGGCGCGAGAAGAGGCGCGGCTCGTCCACGCGGCGCTGCGCGAGGACTGGCAGGTCCAGGTGCAGTCGGGCCCCGCCGCGACGGGGGCGGGCGTTCGCGCCGCGCTCGAGCGCGCGGAGCTCTTCCACTACGCCGGGCATGGGCGCTTCGCCGGGCTCGGCGGTTGGGAGAGCGTGATGCCCCTGCACGAGGGACAGCTGACGGTGGGCGACGTGCTGGCCCTGCGTCGCGTTCCCTCCTGGGTGGTGCTCTCGGGCTGCGAGACGGTCCTCGCGGCCCAGGACTCTCCCGTGGAGGGCCTGGGACTGGCACAGGCCTTCCTGGCCGCCGGCGCACACGGGGCCGTGGCCGCCTGGCGCGAGGTGGACGACGCGCACGCCATGGAGCTGATGCGAGCGCTCTACCGCCACGACGGGCCCTTCACCGCCACCGGGCTGCCGGAGGCGCTCCGCCACGCCCAGCTCGAGCTTCGCGCCCGCCGGCCGGAGTCGGACTGGGCCGCCTTCCGCGCACTCGTTCCCTGA